A genomic region of Candidozyma auris chromosome 5, complete sequence contains the following coding sequences:
- the OFI1 gene encoding Ofi1p — protein MPPLSSRLNIRNLENSDPQIADTSKTSSNGSSDSEVKNSSYPIHKRKELCGRESSNDASNETSDSDKALPHSGAPSAVSDEPAPADVDARGYEEDEENADEENSTNNLVNKDSKPTKKEKKFFCKICNQGFTRKHNMVSHELIHSSSKPHVCTVCDLSFRRIHDLKRHEKLHSGEKPFHCEKCNRRFARTDALTRHLNSPNACPGRPSSSRASSKSNAHSGQAKTESSDSAVKPSIKSSGSFSTSSIPPDVNSLKAATSNETTPTEMKSGSDNSGSMKTQPYTGATRSLSDSSGSLSDTIKNSNYDLNRWRAYQHQQGSATPTHKLPYNTTTTTTTTTTTTEGKSHEEKNLSGGMYHRVRHHSTHENDQLPNNESLPYNTQPPPHHYHHHYHHHHHHDDERSSNEGNSSNAPGSWSLGSDREYRPDGGYRKHDDYYPKDIRVRRESRSSPPTRSVTYNPAPNKSPYGPQAPPSTQPAPHPQASQYMMQQRPPENHYNQQFYIVSYQDGPHASPMGMRVPFMGNNPGQSEAAPPLPGWSPQHSKPETPLAGEGPSGSQSDGWVSRPTLPMRSEKFVPISKYNDLVTYTSQLQDSLASMDSRLKLLEGGNSQGQKREEPLESEKPTKKKSKGN, from the coding sequence ATGCCGCCTCTATCGTCGAGACTAAACATTCGAAACTTGGAAAACTCCGATCCCCAGATTGCTGACACTTCAAAGACTTCGTCCAACGGCTCCAGCGACTCAGAGGTGAAGAACTCGCTGTACCCAATCCATAAACGTAAGGAACTTTGCGGCAGAGAGCTGTCGAACGACGCCTCTAACGAAACGAGCGACTCTGACAAAGCTCTCCCCCACTCCGGTGCTCCCTCTGCTGTGCTGGACGAGCCAGCTCCGGCGGATGTTGATGCCCGAGGCTACgaggaagacgaggagAACGCTGACGAAGAAAACAGCACTAACAACCTCGTCAATAAGGACTCCAAGCCCacgaagaaggaaaagaagttCTTCTGCAAGATCTGCAATCAGGGCTTCACCCGAAAACACAACATGGTATCGCATGAACTTATTCACCTGAGCTCGAAGCCTCATGTGTGTACGGTGTGTGACCTCTCCTTTAGACGGATCCATGATTTGAAGCGCCACGAGAAACTTCATCTGGGGGAGAAGCCCTTTCACTGTGAAAAGTGCAATCGCAGGTTCGCTCGTACTGATGCACTTACCCGCCACTTGAACTCGCCAAACGCTTGTCCTGGAAGACCTTCGCTGAGCCGGGCTTCTCTGAAGAGCAACGCTCATTCTGGCCAAGCGAAAACAGAATCGTCGGATTCAGCGGTGAAACCTTCGATTAAGTCATCTGGCTCGTTTTCGACGTCGCTGATTCCACCTGACGTGAACTCCTTGAAGGCTGCTACGTCGAATGAAACGACGCCGACAGAAATGAAATCGGGCTCTGACAATTCAGGCTCGATGAAAACACAGCCCTACACAGGCGCCACCAGGAGCCTCAGCGACTCGCTGGGCAGTCTTTCGGACACTATAAAGAATTCTAATTACGATTTGAACCGGTGGAGAGCTTACCAGCATCAGCAAGGCTCAGCCACACCGACCCACAAACTTCCATATAATACGACCACTACGACGACAACGACAACCACGACAACAGAGGGCAAGCTGcatgaggagaagaatcttTCGGGGGGAATGTATCACCGTGTTCGTCACCACAGCACACATGAAAACGATCAACTCCCTAATAACGAGTCCTTACCATACAATACTCAACCTCCTCCACACCATTACCACCATCATtaccatcatcatcatcatcatgacGACGAAAGATCATCTAATGAAGGCAACCTGTCCAACGCACCTGGACTGTGGAGCTTAGGCTCGGACCGTGAGTATCGTCCTGATGGTGGATATAGAAAACATGACGACTACTACCCCAAGGACATAAGAGTTCGGAGGGAATCTAGATCCTCTCCTCCTACACGGAGCGTCACATACAATCCAGCGCCCAATAAGTCTCCCTATGGTCCACAGGctccaccatcaacacaGCCTGCTCCACACCCACAAGCTTCTCAGTACATGATGCAACAGAGACCGCCGGAGAATCATTATAACCAGCAGTTTTACATTGTGTCGTATCAAGACGGGCCGCACGCTTCACCAATGGGCATGAGAGTTCCTTTCATGGGCAACAACCCAGGTCAATCGGAGGCTGCTCCTCCCTTGCCTGGCTGGAGCCCACAACACTCGAAGCCCGAGACGCCATTGGCGGGAGAGGGTCCTTCTGGGTCACAAAGCGATGGTTGGGTCTCGCGGCCGACGCTTCCGATGAGAT